The Rothia sp. SD9660Na DNA segment CCGAGAAGAGCGAGGCGTCCTGGAAGACCATGCCAATCAGCGAGCGCACCTGCGCCAGGTCGCTGCTGGCAATATCCATGCCGTCAACCAGTACCCGGCCCTCGCGCGGATCATACAGGCCCTCAAGCAGGGCCATGAGGGTTGACTTGCCCCCGCCGGACTCCCCCACAAAGGCAATACGCTCACCACGCTTCACCGCCAGATCAATCCCGTGCAGCACATCTGCTTCGCCCTCGTAGCCGAAGGTTACGCCCTCAAAGCGGACGAGTTCGGCCCCGGGTTCAGCGGTGAGGCTGGTGGCAGCAGCTTTAGTAGCGGAATCCGGACGCTCCCCGGCAGCCCCGGCGGTAATGGCTAGGGCGCGGGCGTCCGATTGCCGTTCCATGACCTCGAAGTAGTCCTTAGAACCGGCGATAGCGCGCTGGGCGGTATCCACAATCCAGGAGAGTGAATTGATAGGGGCTACCGCCATGGCCAACAACTGAATGAGCAGCACCATGTCACCGATAGTGAAGTCGCCTGCCAGGGTGCGCAGGAAAATCAGCAGGTAGAGGGCAAAGAAGATGAGGTTGAGGAAGGAGAGACGGGCAACGTCCATGGAGTGCCAGAACTTAGACTGGGCGCGGGTGAGCCCGATGGTCTTTTCGAAACGACCACCGAAATCAGTGAGCTCTCGGCGCTCGCGGCCGAAGGACTTGACCACGCGAATCTGCCCGATAACCTCGGCAAAGCGGCCGGATGCAATGTCGATGTTCTCGTTCTTCTCGCCTTCCCAGACCTGCCATTTTTCGCTGGTTTTGCTGGTGAGCCAGAAGTAGACCGGGAAGATGATAATGAGCAGCAGCCCCAGGGGCCAGTAGTAGATAGAGCTAATCACAATCACCGAGACAGTAGTGAGCACCAGGGAGATAAAGGTGTTGCTCATGGTTTTGACGAAGTTGGTGACTTCGGTGATAGAGCGGTTGAGCCGGGCGATGATGGTGCCGGTGAGCTCAGTGTCGAAGTAAGACAGCGGCAACGAGAGTAGCTTCTCGTAGTAGCGCACCGACAGGATG contains these protein-coding regions:
- a CDS encoding ABC transporter ATP-binding protein, which translates into the protein MKSIARIVRATKELWPYFVGIIICAVLTSATSLLAPFIISGATDAVVGHLNGSAPTTGTAIAWFAVAYLAAQLVSVLTTNIGGYIGDVMSQRMRTILSVRYYEKLLSLPLSYFDTELTGTIIARLNRSITEVTNFVKTMSNTFISLVLTTVSVIVISSIYYWPLGLLLIIIFPVYFWLTSKTSEKWQVWEGEKNENIDIASGRFAEVIGQIRVVKSFGRERRELTDFGGRFEKTIGLTRAQSKFWHSMDVARLSFLNLIFFALYLLIFLRTLAGDFTIGDMVLLIQLLAMAVAPINSLSWIVDTAQRAIAGSKDYFEVMERQSDARALAITAGAAGERPDSATKAAATSLTAEPGAELVRFEGVTFGYEGEADVLHGIDLAVKRGERIAFVGESGGGKSTLMALLEGLYDPREGRVLVDGMDIASSDLAQVRSLIGMVFQDASLFSGTIAENIAYGWPDATREQIIEAATKANAHDFISKFADGYKSLIGERGLKLSGGQKQRIAIARAMLKDAPILILDEATSALDTKAERAVQKGLEELMEGRTSLIIAHRLSTIATVDRIVTLKEGRIDEVGSPAELAASGGIYAELLGLQNSGGKASKKKLQSFDIVG